From a single Toxoplasma gondii ME49 chromosome II, whole genome shotgun sequence genomic region:
- a CDS encoding Ser/Thr phosphatase family protein (encoded by transcript TGME49_222840), giving the protein MLRVAEYIAILLRWPRFGVLGAPTIQRTPLSCLALAPKACSPFETRGEIPSLHLSVSLLVSNIPPDTRVLSSESDTLCLRGRNELFRIESDFSVDHQVCFPCVPEFVFMGIVKVCVRQWQPPSGGGSALADDHGATEKAETSDRVVSFGIIADPQLGMLKKNAEWAEEIGRLRCGLDAIKRQNPAFIIVLGDLVQAFPEDEGNRLNREREISDIRQTLQSFSGDVPVLIVAGNHDVGNAPTEQNLDDFRALWGDDYYSFDLGHARGIVLNSCLFFNPANAPGEAEAQFVWLKEELETAKEERKPVLLFMHHAFFWSDWNEADDIGIIHIRPLNLDTPKSHFHLPRAQRDRLRSLLRNSTVSHSFHGHLHDNMVVHASDPGLEQVVTSATGLPLGDAPAGFRMVHVDARGAVKHEFFALLESHIPEEKCTSVTN; this is encoded by the exons ATGCTACGTGTTGCTGAATACATTGCAATTTTGCTGAGATGGCCTCGTTTTGGAGTGTTGGGCGCTCCTACGATTCAGCGGACGCCACTGTCGTGTTTGGCACTGGCACCCAAAGCATGCAGCCCATTTGAGACGCGAGGCGAAATTCCGTCTCTTCacctctcggtctctctttTAGTCTCAAATATACCCCCCGACACTCGCGTACTTTCTTCAGAATCGGACACACTGTGCCTTCGAGGGCGGAACGAGCTGTTTCGCATCGAATCCGACTTTTCTGTCGACCACCAAGTTTGTTTTCCTTGTGTTCCGGAGTTCGTCTTCATGGGAATCGTTAAAGTGTGTGTACGGCAGTGGCAACCGCCAAGTGGTGGAGGCTCTGCTCTCGCAGACGATCACGGTGcgacagaaaaggcagaaaccTCTGATAGAGTCGTCTCATTCGGCATCATTGCCGACCCCCAA CTCGGCATGCTGAAGAAGAATGCCGAGTGGGCTGAAGAGATCGGCAGGCTACGCTGCGGACTTGATGCGATAAAGCGACAGAATCCGGCTTTCATCATCGTCCTTGGCGACTTGGTGCAGGCGTTCCCTGAAGACGAGGGTAACCGGCTAAACAGG GAACGTGAGATCAGCGATATTCGTCAGACCCTACAGTCATTTTCAGGCGATGTCCCTGTG TTGATTGTCGCTGGCAACCACGATGTGGGTAACGCGCCGACGGAGCAGAACCTCGATGACTTCCGAGCTCTCTGGG GCGATGATTACTACAGTTTCGACCTCGGCCACGCTCGCGGCATCGTCTTGAATTCTTGCTTGTTCTTCAACCCGGCCAATGCACCTGGAGAAGCTGAG GCACAGTTCGTATGGCTAAAGGAGGAATTAGAGAcggcgaaagaagagc GGAAACCGGTTCTGCTCTTCATGCACCACGCGTTTTTCTGGAGTGACTGgaacgaagcagacgacatCGGCATCATCCACATTCGACCTTTGAACCTC GATACTCCAAAAAGCCACTTCCACCTGCCTCGGGCGCAGCGAGACAGGCTTCGAAGCTTGCTGAGGAACTCCACA GTGTCACACTCCTTTCATGGCCACTTGCACGACAACATGGTTGTGCACGCAAGCGATCCTGGTCTCGAGCAAGTCGTCACGTCGGCAACAGGCCTGCCGCTAGGAGATGCGCC AGCGGGGTTTAGGATGGTCCATGTCGACGCAAGAGGCGCTGTGAAGCACGAGTTCTTTGCGCTTTTGGAATCGCACATACCTGAAGAAAAGTGCACTTCAGTCACTAACTAG
- a CDS encoding stress responsive a/b barrel domain-containing protein (encoded by transcript TGME49_222850), which yields MAYGLRHIVCFKFKPATPAELLEQFIQDGRQLKALIPELDFFIDMRTSVTEDRTKGFSHFLYSEFHGKDQLQVYAEHPKHKEFVAKFKPHFEDVMAFDLPM from the coding sequence ATGGCATACGGCCTGCGTCATATTGTGTGCTTCAAGTTCAAGCCGGCCACTCCGGCTGAACTCCTGGAACAGTTCATTCAAGACGGCCGACAGCTGAAAGCTCTCATTCCGGAGCTCGACTTCTTCATCGATATGCGGACCTCTGTAACAGAGGATCGGACAAAGGGCTTCTCGCACTTTCTCTACTCTGAATTCCACGGGAAGGACCAGCTGCAGGTGTACGCGGAGCACCCAAAGCACAAGGAATTTGTCGCCAAGTTCAAGCCTCATTTCGAAGACGTCATGGCCTTTGACCTCCCGATGTAA